Proteins from a single region of Lentimicrobium saccharophilum:
- a CDS encoding T9SS type A sorting domain-containing protein translates to MKKCTMIFLLTVILGISVRGQWSDNPAINNAIALLTGEQAIPKIATCPNGDTYIGFFSNETGNYNVKLQRLDSQGNALWADNGILISNQPSMTWLTDWDMAADINNHCILTWQDIRNGNNNTYAYRISPEGNFVWGADGIALSNNSAFNAAPKVVTTPAGNAVFAWTSDNVIIMQKISPAGAKQWGDNGITLSSANTLNWPQMLPVGTDDIILKYFEDSGPPNAPTRHVFAQRYSSGGSPVWAAPAVISNAGGISAWTQIFPFINDGSDGFYIAWHDDRDNNMMASVWVNHVDASGVVQFPANGVEATTAATFNHFYPYLACPPGSQDVYVFWNEMNGLQSMRGIFGQKFTATGTRQWGNNGMTFIPLSATTFTPLEVRSTPTDMIVLYEEGLSATTGMLKAMRIGTNGSYVWPGEHVTISSVASSKVHTVINEFQDNQWIISWEDDRNGPSDIYAQNLLPDGTLGFWDPQFGNIQGQVTLNGGTGNVTQVVITAGNESTLPDPTGFYFLEVPTGTYTVTATLAGYYPGSVGNVVVLQDQTTTGVDFVLDPVPTTGYIHGIVELDGGSGEITEVTVSTGGFSTNPDATGFYSLEAPVGVWDVEASLGGYTSQIRAGIVVNPGIITPDVDFLLTPAPTTGYVQGYVTIEGDFYDVTEATVSSGNQTTHPSANGFWFLELPVGSHNITASHTWTASVTAEDVEIQPGMSTTGIDFLLQPFRTDIIVKALDQHGNPVFPCSIQLTGPGPSYHTAMLTEDSVTIVNAVYGNYHGTSIHVPGGTIEADTLIDQDNHLMIFRYFITATDHHSAEFSFSVSPNPVTGNSRILLKSPEPGAYTLRLFTSNGEVLSSVNTGLTNSGTHEWPFTFISGNRRIEPGIYYLELNDGNSSATVKVLIP, encoded by the coding sequence ATGAAAAAGTGTACAATGATTTTCCTGCTGACGGTTATCCTGGGGATAAGCGTCCGGGGTCAGTGGAGCGACAATCCCGCCATCAACAATGCCATTGCTTTGCTTACGGGCGAGCAGGCCATTCCGAAGATCGCCACCTGCCCCAACGGGGACACCTACATCGGTTTCTTCAGCAACGAAACCGGCAATTACAACGTAAAGCTCCAGCGGCTCGACAGCCAGGGCAATGCCCTGTGGGCAGACAACGGGATCCTGATCAGCAACCAGCCCTCCATGACCTGGCTTACCGACTGGGATATGGCCGCCGACATCAACAACCACTGCATCCTTACCTGGCAGGATATCCGCAACGGCAACAACAACACTTACGCCTACCGTATTTCTCCGGAAGGAAACTTTGTATGGGGCGCCGACGGCATCGCGCTCTCGAACAATTCAGCCTTCAACGCGGCACCCAAGGTGGTGACCACCCCGGCGGGCAACGCGGTATTTGCCTGGACTTCCGACAATGTAATTATCATGCAGAAGATCAGTCCGGCGGGGGCCAAACAGTGGGGCGACAACGGAATCACCCTGAGTTCGGCCAACACCCTGAACTGGCCCCAGATGCTGCCGGTGGGCACCGACGACATCATCCTGAAATATTTTGAAGACAGCGGCCCGCCCAATGCCCCGACACGTCATGTTTTTGCACAGCGATACAGCAGCGGCGGCAGCCCTGTTTGGGCAGCTCCGGCGGTGATTTCCAATGCCGGAGGCATTTCGGCCTGGACGCAGATATTCCCGTTTATCAACGACGGCAGCGACGGCTTTTACATCGCCTGGCACGACGACCGGGACAACAATATGATGGCATCGGTGTGGGTGAACCATGTAGATGCGTCCGGTGTGGTACAATTTCCGGCAAACGGGGTGGAAGCCACCACCGCGGCCACGTTCAACCACTTTTACCCCTATCTGGCCTGTCCTCCGGGATCGCAGGATGTTTATGTCTTCTGGAACGAGATGAACGGGTTGCAGAGCATGCGCGGCATATTCGGGCAGAAGTTTACGGCCACCGGCACCCGTCAGTGGGGCAACAACGGCATGACGTTTATCCCGCTTTCAGCCACCACCTTCACCCCGCTGGAGGTGCGCAGCACCCCCACCGATATGATCGTGCTTTACGAAGAAGGCCTCTCAGCCACCACGGGCATGCTGAAAGCCATGCGGATAGGCACGAATGGAAGTTATGTTTGGCCCGGCGAACATGTTACCATCAGTTCCGTGGCATCGTCGAAAGTCCATACGGTGATCAATGAGTTCCAGGACAACCAGTGGATCATCAGCTGGGAAGACGACCGCAACGGCCCTTCCGATATCTATGCGCAAAACCTGTTGCCCGACGGCACCCTGGGCTTCTGGGACCCTCAGTTCGGGAACATCCAGGGTCAGGTAACCCTGAACGGAGGAACAGGAAACGTAACGCAGGTAGTGATCACAGCCGGCAACGAATCCACCCTGCCCGACCCCACAGGATTTTACTTCCTTGAAGTCCCCACGGGCACCTATACCGTTACGGCCACCCTTGCGGGATATTATCCCGGCTCGGTCGGCAACGTGGTGGTATTGCAGGATCAGACCACAACCGGCGTTGATTTTGTGCTCGATCCGGTACCGACCACAGGATATATCCACGGCATCGTTGAACTCGACGGCGGCAGCGGGGAGATCACCGAAGTGACGGTTTCAACCGGAGGTTTCAGCACCAATCCCGACGCCACGGGATTTTACAGTCTTGAGGCCCCGGTGGGCGTTTGGGATGTGGAGGCCAGCCTTGGCGGCTACACCAGCCAGATCAGGGCCGGGATCGTTGTCAATCCCGGGATCATCACTCCGGATGTGGACTTTTTGCTGACCCCGGCGCCAACCACCGGTTATGTGCAGGGATATGTCACCATCGAAGGTGACTTCTATGATGTTACGGAAGCAACGGTAAGTTCCGGAAATCAAACCACCCACCCTTCCGCAAACGGCTTCTGGTTTCTGGAACTGCCGGTCGGCAGCCATAACATCACCGCCTCCCATACCTGGACAGCAAGCGTTACTGCTGAAGATGTAGAGATCCAGCCCGGCATGTCCACCACCGGCATTGATTTCCTGTTACAGCCCTTCAGAACCGATATTATCGTAAAAGCCCTGGATCAGCACGGAAATCCGGTATTCCCTTGCAGCATCCAGCTTACAGGGCCCGGCCCGTCGTATCATACAGCCATGCTCACGGAAGATTCGGTGACCATCGTAAATGCCGTTTACGGAAATTATCACGGCACCTCCATCCACGTGCCCGGCGGTACCATTGAAGCCGATACCCTGATTGACCAGGATAACCATTTAATGATCTTCCGCTATTTTATCACTGCGACCGACCACCACAGCGCGGAATTTTCATTCAGCGTGTCACCCAACCCGGTAACGGGCAACAGCCGGATTTTACTGAAATCCCCGGAACCCGGAGCATACACTTTACGCTTGTTCACCTCAAACGGCGAAGTGCTTTCATCCGTAAACACCGGGCTTACGAATTCCGGAACCCACGAATGGCCGTTCACTTTCATCTCCGGAAACAGGCGGATTGAACCGGGCATTTACTACCTTGAGTTAAATGACGGAAATAGCTCTGCTACGGTAAAAGTGCTGATTCCGTAG
- a CDS encoding DUF5686 and carboxypeptidase regulatory-like domain-containing protein — MWFRVFLILSVTLFSSFASHAQVLSGIITDEAGKPVPWATVFVKELMYGTVANQDGAFELKLDAGDYTCVFQSMGYQAETRQISIGKTASPLHIRLKPMVYNLSGVVVSSSGEDPAYGIMRQVIRMAPQYAGMVKYYKADVYIRGSLEIRSISRMVKWMAREDLKESGIKEGDVYMEESVNEIEFTAPSKVNQRVKSIHSNFPRDDESKSSAAVGYISGNLYKPDAFGNAWSPFAPGAFNHYRFALEGTRVNGKVLVSKIRIIPKGKGPKFLRGHVYIIEDLWCIHSIDVQVEEQLGVDIRLSQTYGEVKPSVWLPVSNRMKLDMDLLGNAGGFLYNTSVRYRELLVNASHIPAAEAPPVSMQLPASPSASQMRRDRLQKKAEKLTASPEPTNSEAYRLARIRQKQEELKARDSLRNNHQYVERYKLSIDSNARVSDTAFWSSIRPIPLARSEVLSVIRNDTLLARGKKDADSTIQPKPAKQRLLSVLLTGGISEIDSVNRISSNGLLYPFGVSFSTVDGLTYGTRFTYNRFKTGKYKAMVDFAPAFGFASRDFMWTTSVGLEGQGNLKNKFRISGGSLHPDFNREGGAMAIENALSTLLFRQNLSRLYQHDFIRVAHSLQPFFGASLSAALTLAESAPLQNQSDFSFFYKDSRSFSPNIPASPLYRMERHRDLIFEMELTYKPMPFYYIKDGVKVPRRGLNRAPEFFAGIRKAIPSGSFTTDFTVLHAGLRQEVATGPGERLKIEAESGKFVTADRLYSGDFTHFSAQPLTVGGKDLFNTFQLINYYEYSTNEAWLRAFANYSSRYLLFTRLPLLRNRLWQEQFSLGFLGVQHQGYHIEGGFGLGNSLYNFGVYTALNDEGKWQWGFRLAIPVFSTREITVGM, encoded by the coding sequence ATGTGGTTCAGGGTTTTTCTTATTCTTTCAGTCACCCTTTTTTCTTCATTTGCCTCACATGCCCAGGTGCTATCCGGGATTATCACGGATGAAGCGGGTAAACCTGTGCCCTGGGCCACGGTGTTTGTAAAAGAACTGATGTATGGCACGGTGGCCAATCAGGACGGGGCTTTTGAGCTGAAACTTGATGCAGGAGATTATACCTGTGTGTTTCAGAGTATGGGTTATCAGGCCGAAACCCGGCAGATCAGCATCGGGAAAACAGCGAGCCCATTGCATATTCGATTAAAACCCATGGTTTATAACCTTTCAGGCGTGGTAGTGAGCAGCAGCGGGGAGGACCCCGCCTACGGCATTATGCGTCAGGTAATCCGCATGGCGCCGCAGTATGCCGGGATGGTAAAATACTACAAGGCCGATGTGTATATCCGAGGCAGTCTGGAAATCAGGTCCATATCACGAATGGTGAAATGGATGGCCAGGGAAGACCTGAAAGAGAGCGGGATCAAGGAAGGTGACGTGTATATGGAAGAATCGGTCAATGAAATAGAGTTTACCGCGCCTTCAAAGGTAAATCAGCGGGTAAAATCGATACACAGCAACTTTCCCCGCGACGACGAGAGTAAATCCTCGGCGGCCGTTGGTTATATATCGGGAAATCTTTATAAACCCGACGCTTTCGGCAACGCCTGGTCGCCCTTTGCGCCCGGCGCCTTCAACCATTACCGTTTTGCCCTTGAGGGGACCCGGGTAAACGGAAAGGTGCTGGTAAGTAAAATCAGGATAATCCCTAAAGGCAAAGGGCCGAAATTTTTGCGGGGGCATGTTTATATCATTGAGGACCTGTGGTGCATCCACAGCATTGACGTGCAGGTGGAGGAGCAACTTGGCGTGGATATCCGGCTTTCGCAGACTTACGGGGAGGTGAAGCCCTCGGTGTGGCTTCCGGTAAGCAACCGCATGAAGCTGGATATGGACCTGCTGGGCAATGCAGGTGGCTTTTTATACAACACATCCGTAAGGTACCGCGAACTTTTGGTAAATGCCTCACATATCCCGGCTGCTGAAGCGCCCCCTGTATCCATGCAGTTGCCCGCATCCCCGTCTGCAAGCCAGATGCGCAGGGACCGGCTGCAGAAGAAAGCGGAGAAACTTACGGCCAGCCCGGAGCCGACCAATTCTGAAGCTTACCGGCTGGCAAGGATCAGACAGAAACAGGAGGAATTGAAGGCCAGGGACTCACTGAGGAACAATCATCAATATGTGGAGCGCTACAAATTAAGTATTGATTCCAATGCCAGGGTATCCGATACCGCCTTCTGGAGCAGTATCAGGCCGATTCCGCTGGCCCGCAGCGAAGTGCTGAGCGTTATCAGGAATGATACCCTCCTGGCCCGTGGGAAAAAGGACGCTGACAGCACAATTCAGCCAAAGCCGGCAAAACAGCGGTTGCTGTCCGTGCTGCTCACCGGTGGAATATCAGAGATTGATTCCGTGAACCGGATTTCGTCGAACGGGCTGTTGTACCCCTTTGGGGTGAGCTTCAGCACGGTTGACGGACTGACATACGGAACCCGCTTCACATACAACCGGTTTAAAACCGGAAAATACAAGGCGATGGTTGATTTTGCCCCCGCCTTCGGGTTTGCATCCCGTGACTTTATGTGGACCACTTCGGTGGGGTTGGAAGGCCAGGGAAACCTGAAAAACAAATTCAGGATCAGCGGAGGTTCTTTACACCCTGATTTCAACCGGGAAGGGGGCGCCATGGCGATTGAGAACGCGTTATCAACCCTGCTGTTCCGGCAAAACCTGTCGCGGCTGTATCAACATGATTTCATCCGGGTTGCCCACTCCCTGCAGCCCTTTTTCGGGGCAAGCCTGAGTGCTGCCCTTACTTTGGCGGAATCCGCTCCACTGCAAAACCAAAGCGATTTTTCGTTTTTCTATAAGGATTCCAGGTCTTTCAGCCCCAACATTCCGGCGAGCCCGCTATACCGGATGGAGCGCCACCGGGATTTGATTTTTGAAATGGAACTGACTTATAAACCCATGCCTTTTTACTATATCAAAGACGGGGTAAAAGTTCCGCGCCGTGGCCTGAACCGTGCGCCGGAGTTCTTCGCGGGCATCAGGAAAGCCATTCCTTCCGGTTCGTTTACAACTGATTTTACAGTGCTTCACGCCGGGCTAAGGCAGGAGGTTGCCACCGGTCCGGGCGAACGGCTGAAGATAGAAGCGGAATCCGGAAAGTTTGTAACTGCAGATCGTCTCTATTCCGGCGATTTTACCCATTTCAGCGCCCAGCCACTGACAGTGGGAGGAAAGGACCTCTTCAACACCTTTCAACTGATCAATTATTACGAATACAGCACCAATGAAGCCTGGTTGAGGGCTTTTGCAAACTATTCCTCCCGTTATCTGCTGTTTACGCGCCTGCCACTGCTGCGCAACCGGTTGTGGCAGGAACAGTTCAGCCTGGGATTTCTTGGCGTGCAGCATCAGGGTTACCATATTGAGGGCGGTTTCGGACTGGGCAATAGTTTGTATAACTTTGGCGTCTATACGGCCTTAAACGATGAAGGAAAATGGCAGTGGGGTTTCCGGCTGGCCATTCCCGTGTTTTCGACCCGGGAGATTACGGTAGGAATGTAA
- a CDS encoding TIGR03862 family flavoprotein, with translation MNLLNHQENKPASGGVAIVVGGGPAGLMAAWRLAGHFEVHLFEKEKMVGQKFLLAGKGGLNITSHVEGVKLAEKYSPRGFMDTALNLFGPQQLREWLGQLGIPTYTGSSGKVFPKKGISPAQVLKAIVNSMQQRGVHIHTSHKLTDFDGQMRFAFLNGNKQIEIQADFAVLALGGASWPGTGSDGKWTEIMNRRGITTLPFQPSNCGVNIEWPAQLRQFHEGKPLKNIMMQVQDVKSKGEALITGYGLEGFAVYPLVPEIRKLIASGQSAALRLDLKPTSDRDSLLKRLGNTRPGSRAYARCLKLDAVSLALIKAYTSQEEFLEPALFADALKNLLLPVHSLRGLDEAISSTGGLGLESLNPDFSLKKFPRIFVAGEMTDWDAPTGGFLLQGCFSGGFSAANEIISRCGCQMT, from the coding sequence TTGAATCTTTTGAATCATCAGGAAAACAAACCGGCTTCGGGCGGCGTGGCGATAGTGGTGGGCGGCGGCCCTGCGGGGCTGATGGCAGCATGGCGGCTGGCAGGTCACTTTGAGGTACACCTTTTTGAGAAGGAAAAAATGGTGGGTCAGAAGTTCCTGCTGGCCGGCAAGGGAGGATTGAACATCACCAGCCACGTTGAAGGCGTTAAGCTTGCAGAAAAGTATTCGCCCCGCGGGTTTATGGATACCGCCCTGAACCTCTTTGGCCCGCAGCAGCTCAGGGAATGGCTCGGCCAGCTGGGCATTCCCACTTATACCGGCAGCAGCGGCAAAGTGTTTCCCAAAAAAGGGATCAGCCCGGCTCAGGTGCTCAAAGCCATTGTCAACTCCATGCAACAAAGAGGCGTTCATATCCATACCAGCCATAAACTCACGGATTTCGACGGGCAGATGCGGTTTGCTTTTCTGAACGGAAACAAGCAGATAGAAATTCAGGCTGATTTCGCCGTTTTGGCCCTGGGAGGCGCTTCCTGGCCGGGAACCGGCTCGGATGGCAAATGGACGGAAATAATGAACAGGCGCGGGATAACCACATTGCCTTTTCAACCCTCAAACTGCGGGGTGAATATTGAATGGCCGGCGCAACTCAGGCAGTTTCATGAAGGGAAACCCCTTAAGAACATAATGATGCAGGTTCAGGATGTGAAAAGCAAGGGAGAGGCGCTGATTACCGGGTACGGACTGGAAGGTTTTGCTGTTTATCCGCTGGTGCCGGAGATCAGGAAGCTTATAGCGTCCGGACAGAGCGCTGCACTCCGGCTCGACCTGAAACCGACAAGTGACAGGGATTCCCTGTTGAAACGATTGGGAAATACCAGGCCGGGAAGCCGTGCTTACGCCCGTTGCCTGAAACTTGACGCCGTTTCACTGGCCCTGATCAAGGCATATACCTCACAGGAAGAATTTCTCGAACCTGCGTTATTTGCGGATGCTCTTAAAAACCTTCTTTTGCCTGTGCATTCTCTGCGCGGACTTGATGAAGCCATTTCGAGCACAGGTGGGCTTGGACTGGAATCGCTGAATCCGGATTTTTCCCTGAAAAAGTTCCCGCGGATTTTTGTTGCCGGCGAGATGACCGACTGGGACGCGCCGACCGGCGGTTTCCTGCTGCAGGGCTGCTTTTCAGGCGGATTTTCCGCGGCAAATGAAATTATCAGCAGATGCGGGTGTCAGATGACCTGA